Proteins encoded by one window of Yersinia massiliensis:
- the fepG gene encoding iron-enterobactin ABC transporter permease has product MKSAPTTWLLGRPGGLINLRIRPRSVIVGSLLLLVCVLAALLALMAGTLPLSPAQVTNALFGLAQGPVDIIVNQWRLPRAVMALVFGAALGISGAIFQSLVRNPLGSPDIIGFNAGAYTGALVAITLFNGNYFEVASSALVGGLLSAIAVYLLAYRQGIQGFRLIIVGIAMGAMLTAFNTWLTITASLESAMTAAAWGAGSLNGLTWAKGLPSVLFIVIAIVAAMLLSRRMPLLEMGDDAAGALGVPVERTRLSLMAIGVILMAAVTAAAGPISFIALAAPQIARRLAGTSSVTLTASALMGAFLLIAADLCAQHLFLPNQLPVGVITISIGGMYLIWLLIRESGRS; this is encoded by the coding sequence ATGAAGTCTGCCCCCACCACATGGCTCTTGGGTCGCCCTGGCGGCCTAATAAACTTGCGTATCCGGCCACGTAGTGTGATCGTCGGTAGCCTGTTATTACTGGTTTGTGTGCTCGCTGCACTGCTGGCATTAATGGCTGGAACATTGCCGCTCTCCCCTGCTCAAGTGACGAATGCCTTATTCGGGCTAGCCCAAGGGCCGGTCGATATTATCGTCAATCAATGGCGCTTACCTCGCGCCGTCATGGCACTGGTTTTTGGTGCCGCACTGGGCATCAGCGGCGCGATATTTCAATCATTAGTGCGTAACCCATTGGGCAGCCCAGACATCATCGGCTTTAATGCGGGTGCCTATACGGGCGCACTCGTGGCTATCACATTGTTTAATGGCAACTATTTTGAAGTTGCCAGCAGCGCGTTGGTGGGGGGATTATTGTCTGCCATCGCAGTCTACTTGCTGGCATACCGGCAAGGCATTCAAGGGTTTCGGTTGATTATTGTGGGGATTGCCATGGGGGCGATGCTCACGGCATTTAACACTTGGTTGACGATCACAGCCTCTCTCGAATCGGCCATGACCGCCGCCGCGTGGGGGGCAGGTTCACTTAATGGTTTGACGTGGGCAAAAGGCCTGCCTTCAGTACTATTTATTGTTATCGCTATCGTCGCTGCGATGTTACTGAGCCGCCGTATGCCATTGCTGGAAATGGGCGATGACGCAGCGGGTGCGCTAGGTGTTCCGGTTGAGAGAACGCGCCTGAGCCTGATGGCGATTGGGGTTATTTTGATGGCAGCCGTCACCGCGGCGGCAGGGCCAATATCCTTTATCGCCTTAGCCGCGCCACAAATTGCGCGGCGTTTAGCGGGGACCTCGTCAGTGACCCTAACGGCCTCGGCATTAATGGGTGCCTTTCTGTTAATTGCCGCTGACCTCTGCGCTCAGCACCTCTTTTTACCTAATCAATTGCCCGTCGGTGTTATCACGATCAGTATCGGCGGGATGTATCTTATTTGGCTTTTAATCCGGGAGTCTGGGCGATCATGA
- the fepD gene encoding Fe(3+)-siderophore ABC transporter permease, whose translation MPAAYSSDSSSTKTLTSAPMLGAQTQRKHILLLLLSIVVLILVMAASLMFGAKAIPLSVVWQSLLGESHGADSILILESRLPRTLIGVLAGAALGLSGAVIQALTRNPLADPGILGMNAGASFAVVISIIAFGANAISGYMVAAFIGTLITTLLVYWVGSMGGGRVSPLRLTLSGVAIGAVLTGITSGIALTHPQIYDSIRFWQAGTLDIRNMSVVMAVTPVIIVGSVIALLLARSLNAMHMGDDLAAAIGARIGRTQFWAVVAITLLCGGATAAVGPIAFVGLMVPHIARWIVGPNQVWILPFTLVMTPILLLVSDIVGRFLVPGELRVSIVTAFIGAPLLIWLVRSNKRMSTL comes from the coding sequence ATGCCAGCAGCTTATTCCTCGGACTCATCATCAACAAAAACGCTGACATCTGCGCCCATGCTAGGTGCACAAACACAGCGTAAACATATACTTTTGCTGTTACTCAGTATTGTTGTTTTGATACTCGTGATGGCCGCCAGCCTGATGTTTGGGGCAAAAGCGATCCCTTTGTCCGTGGTGTGGCAGAGCTTGCTCGGTGAGAGCCATGGCGCAGATAGCATTCTGATCTTAGAGTCTCGCTTGCCCCGAACCTTAATCGGTGTCCTCGCCGGTGCCGCGTTGGGGCTGTCGGGAGCGGTGATCCAAGCGCTAACCCGTAACCCATTAGCGGATCCCGGAATTCTCGGCATGAATGCTGGAGCCAGCTTTGCCGTGGTCATCAGCATCATTGCTTTTGGCGCAAATGCGATTTCGGGTTATATGGTTGCCGCATTCATCGGCACGCTAATCACCACACTGTTGGTCTATTGGGTCGGCTCGATGGGCGGTGGGCGAGTGAGTCCCCTGCGCCTCACATTATCAGGTGTCGCCATTGGTGCAGTCTTAACCGGTATCACTTCTGGTATCGCACTCACTCACCCACAAATTTACGATAGCATCCGCTTTTGGCAGGCCGGTACATTGGATATTCGCAATATGTCGGTGGTGATGGCGGTGACCCCCGTCATTATTGTGGGTTCAGTGATTGCCTTATTATTGGCGCGATCACTCAATGCTATGCATATGGGGGACGATCTGGCTGCCGCCATTGGCGCTCGTATTGGTCGTACTCAATTTTGGGCAGTCGTCGCCATCACTTTACTGTGCGGCGGCGCAACGGCTGCGGTTGGCCCAATCGCCTTTGTTGGCCTGATGGTTCCGCATATTGCACGCTGGATTGTTGGGCCAAATCAAGTGTGGATCCTGCCTTTCACGCTGGTGATGACACCTATTTTGCTGTTGGTATCCGATATCGTTGGGCGCTTTTTAGTGCCGGGTGAATTACGTGTGTCTATCGTGACCGCCTTTATCGGCGCACCTTTGCTGATCTGGTTAGTACGGAGCAATAAAAGGATGTCCACACTATGA
- the fucP gene encoding L-fucose:H+ symporter permease, with the protein MSIKNMFTTPDGKNHGFTFFLLTCLFLVLGFSTGLIDILNKHFQNTLQVSKAESALVQFANYIGYFVMAIPAGILARRYGYKGGIFIGLALIALGAFWFISAASIGEYWAFLVGLFILATGLTCIETIANPFATVMGSPEQGAARLNLSQSCTGIGLIFGPLIGGHFILSATGDVNTSNDALFIPYMGIGLAVAILALVFFFTKIPDITPESDLPQAGDAQNSPSLWQRPHFVLAIVAQFLYVAGQTGVFSFFINYVVDHSPLFEQTVAAFLPDSWSWQSPEGWKFTERGASQLLAFGGFGLFMIGRFTGGLLLSKISAHKLLWIFAAIDCVLMVIIMFAEGWLAIVSLVLSFYFMSIMFPTIFALGIFGLGEQTKKASSYIVMSIVGGAVMPMLMGGIADAYSMALGFVMPLGCFAIIGLYGLFWTKLHTQSINRAKAMAVSSL; encoded by the coding sequence ATGAGCATAAAAAATATGTTCACCACGCCTGATGGTAAAAACCACGGGTTTACATTCTTCTTACTTACCTGTCTCTTTTTAGTATTAGGCTTTAGCACCGGGTTAATTGATATTCTCAATAAGCATTTTCAAAATACGTTGCAAGTGTCTAAAGCCGAATCGGCATTAGTACAATTTGCCAACTACATTGGTTATTTCGTGATGGCTATCCCTGCGGGGATATTGGCCCGACGCTATGGCTATAAAGGTGGGATTTTTATTGGTTTGGCTTTAATTGCACTGGGGGCATTCTGGTTTATTTCTGCTGCCAGTATCGGGGAATATTGGGCCTTTCTCGTTGGGTTATTTATTCTGGCGACAGGTCTAACCTGCATTGAAACGATTGCGAACCCTTTTGCAACGGTGATGGGCTCACCAGAGCAAGGTGCAGCACGCCTGAACTTATCACAATCCTGTACCGGCATTGGCTTGATATTTGGACCGCTCATCGGCGGGCATTTTATCTTGTCAGCGACAGGTGATGTGAATACCAGTAACGATGCTTTATTTATCCCGTATATGGGCATTGGTTTGGCCGTCGCGATATTAGCCTTGGTCTTTTTCTTCACGAAAATTCCGGATATCACGCCCGAATCAGATCTTCCTCAAGCAGGCGATGCTCAGAACAGCCCTTCGTTATGGCAGCGGCCTCATTTCGTATTAGCCATTGTTGCGCAGTTCTTATATGTAGCAGGGCAAACTGGCGTATTTAGCTTCTTTATCAACTATGTTGTCGACCATTCTCCGTTGTTCGAGCAAACCGTCGCCGCATTTTTACCTGATAGCTGGAGTTGGCAATCCCCTGAGGGCTGGAAATTTACGGAACGTGGGGCTTCACAATTATTAGCTTTCGGTGGCTTCGGGCTATTTATGATCGGTCGATTCACTGGGGGGCTATTGCTGAGTAAGATTTCGGCCCATAAATTGCTGTGGATCTTTGCCGCAATCGACTGTGTGCTGATGGTTATCATCATGTTCGCAGAAGGTTGGTTGGCTATCGTCTCACTGGTACTGAGTTTCTATTTTATGTCGATTATGTTCCCGACCATCTTTGCGCTGGGGATTTTCGGTTTAGGTGAACAAACTAAAAAAGCCTCTTCTTACATTGTGATGTCCATTGTCGGTGGGGCCGTTATGCCCATGCTCATGGGCGGTATTGCTGATGCTTATTCCATGGCATTAGGTTTTGTCATGCCATTAGGGTGCTTCGCTATCATTGGTTTATACGGGTTATTCTGGACAAAACTGCATACTCAAAGCATTAACCGCGCTAAGGCGATGGCCGTCAGTTCATTGTAA
- a CDS encoding carbohydrate kinase family protein translates to MNRIICYGESLIDFTHDGQAFTPHPGGSPYNVAIALGRLGSRVDYCTQLSTDMFGNLLLQHLELNHVGTKAISRSPAPTTLAFVLTHPDTEPEYAFYSRQAADVIIQPEDLPAPIDAKLHHFGSISFMQEPCGTTWENYLTQLNGFISFDPNIRPSLIPDRQAYLDRFNRIIGKIQLLRLSLSDLQWLAPDEGVEHFLSRMFAQGVLMVAITGGSDGAWVYTKESKIYQPVTSVEVADTIGAGDTFTAGLLSVLVDGIDGKTWAKLNDNMLSQALKTGSIAAALNCCNKGANPPTADEVNKMM, encoded by the coding sequence ATGAACCGGATTATTTGCTATGGCGAAAGTTTGATCGACTTTACTCATGACGGTCAGGCTTTTACCCCTCATCCCGGTGGCTCGCCGTATAACGTGGCAATTGCGCTTGGCCGTTTAGGCTCACGAGTTGATTACTGCACACAATTGAGCACCGATATGTTCGGCAATCTGTTATTACAGCATCTTGAGTTAAATCATGTAGGAACAAAGGCAATAAGTCGCAGCCCCGCCCCCACAACGTTGGCTTTTGTCTTAACTCATCCCGATACTGAACCTGAATATGCATTTTATTCTCGTCAAGCGGCTGATGTCATTATTCAACCGGAAGATTTGCCAGCCCCGATTGATGCAAAATTACATCACTTCGGGTCTATTTCTTTCATGCAAGAACCTTGCGGAACAACATGGGAAAACTATTTAACTCAACTCAATGGGTTTATTTCTTTTGACCCGAATATTCGCCCCAGTTTAATTCCTGATCGCCAAGCTTATCTGGATCGATTTAATCGCATTATAGGCAAAATACAATTACTGCGCCTCAGCTTATCTGACCTGCAATGGCTTGCACCTGATGAAGGTGTCGAACATTTTTTGAGCCGGATGTTTGCCCAAGGTGTTTTGATGGTGGCGATAACGGGCGGCAGTGATGGGGCATGGGTATACACGAAAGAATCAAAAATATATCAGCCAGTTACCTCTGTTGAAGTGGCTGACACCATTGGTGCTGGAGATACCTTCACCGCAGGATTGTTATCGGTTTTAGTTGATGGGATTGACGGTAAAACATGGGCAAAACTGAATGACAATATGCTGTCTCAAGCACTAAAGACTGGCAGCATCGCTGCTGCGCTAAATTGTTGTAATAAAGGCGCAAATCCACCCACAGCAGATGAAGTCAATAAAATGATGTAA
- a CDS encoding ureidoglycolate lyase, with product MTMTLHTIPLIEPTAENLAPFARLVGQPTTPPTLARGDIDCYHNICDANDFNEHPVASYLICYPRPLLMEQIERHRLMEEAFIPLKGKSVMVLGAPGELDPQKLVAVHMDGSFGLILYRDTWHFAPFALEKPATYMLLSGKDSGPDIEVVDLGPYPISQPECQE from the coding sequence ATGACGATGACCTTACATACCATCCCACTGATCGAACCAACCGCAGAGAACCTTGCACCATTTGCGCGGTTAGTCGGTCAACCAACGACACCACCGACCCTCGCAAGAGGAGATATTGATTGCTATCACAATATCTGCGATGCCAATGACTTCAATGAGCATCCCGTCGCCAGTTATCTTATTTGTTATCCACGCCCATTATTGATGGAGCAAATAGAGCGACATCGCTTGATGGAAGAAGCTTTTATCCCCTTAAAGGGAAAGAGTGTGATGGTACTCGGCGCGCCGGGAGAACTTGATCCGCAAAAACTGGTGGCAGTGCATATGGATGGATCATTTGGCTTGATTCTTTACCGTGATACATGGCATTTCGCGCCTTTTGCGCTGGAAAAACCGGCCACCTACATGCTGCTATCAGGTAAAGATTCAGGCCCCGACATCGAAGTCGTCGATCTTGGCCCTTATCCTATTAGCCAACCTGAATGTCAGGAGTGA
- a CDS encoding LacI family DNA-binding transcriptional regulator — protein MANIIDIAKKTGLSASTVSRTLTRPEKVAAATRERVMKAIDELGYEANIFARNLRQGGSQIIGLVVSDILNTFHGTIVKAVEDAAYKAGYTLIVGSTDEDSLREEQLMTQLRSHMLQGLIITPTHNTRDNLQRFTNIPVVEIDRTSGHIGSDTVLLNNMLGVEMAAQHLLALKHSRIAYIGGSTQTITFAERLAGFRQACPEQATRDVIEIPATTSLFADACEQTHLLMSKPIAQRPTAIIAANNDIAAGVVHAIYQRNIKMPDEVSVVAFDDPDWASFFPCPLTTIRQPVYEMGKHAAELLIERLRGNISGPALSERFDPQLIVRASTTRAD, from the coding sequence ATGGCCAATATCATTGATATCGCAAAGAAAACCGGTCTTTCTGCCTCAACTGTATCGCGCACCTTAACTCGGCCCGAGAAAGTCGCGGCGGCGACCCGTGAACGGGTGATGAAAGCCATTGACGAACTGGGGTATGAAGCCAATATCTTTGCGCGGAATCTTCGCCAAGGTGGATCGCAAATTATTGGCCTAGTCGTGTCCGATATTCTTAATACCTTTCACGGCACCATTGTGAAAGCAGTGGAAGATGCCGCCTATAAAGCAGGCTATACCCTGATTGTCGGTAGTACCGATGAAGATTCGCTGCGTGAAGAACAACTGATGACACAGCTACGTAGCCATATGCTGCAAGGGCTGATCATCACCCCAACACATAACACACGCGACAACTTGCAGCGTTTTACCAATATTCCAGTGGTCGAAATAGACCGTACTTCCGGCCATATCGGCAGCGACACAGTGTTGCTCAATAATATGCTTGGCGTGGAAATGGCCGCACAACATTTGCTGGCGCTTAAACACTCGCGTATCGCGTATATCGGCGGCAGTACACAGACCATTACTTTTGCTGAACGTCTGGCTGGTTTTCGTCAGGCTTGCCCTGAACAAGCCACCAGAGATGTGATTGAGATTCCCGCAACCACATCATTGTTTGCCGATGCTTGTGAGCAAACACATCTACTCATGTCCAAACCCATCGCACAGCGCCCAACAGCCATTATTGCTGCCAATAACGATATTGCCGCTGGCGTCGTACATGCCATTTATCAGCGCAATATCAAAATGCCCGACGAAGTTTCTGTCGTGGCTTTCGACGATCCCGATTGGGCGAGTTTCTTCCCCTGCCCACTAACAACCATACGCCAACCAGTCTATGAAATGGGGAAACATGCTGCGGAGCTATTAATAGAGCGTCTGCGGGGCAATATCAGCGGCCCTGCGCTTTCAGAACGCTTTGATCCGCAATTAATCGTTCGCGCATCTACCACTCGTGCAGACTAA
- the fepB gene encoding Fe2+-enterobactin ABC transporter substrate-binding protein has protein sequence MFRNAPPISSTTSRFVLLLLGGLCLAVGLSGCKPAQETETSAAKEDTPAWSRTVETAKGPVTLTQQPKRIVSTSITITGTLLAINAPIIASGATVPNTTVADNQGFFTQWSEIAKAKQLVPMYQTEPNAEAVAGMNPDLIIISATGGDSALKLYEQLSAIAPTLVINYDDKSWQELAILLGHATGHESDAQQVVDQFAHRLDEVKQNITLPPQPTSAFVYQAAASTANLWTENSAQGKLLQQLGFTLADIPAAVKGNTSMGHRKDIVQLGGEKLAEGLNGETILLFSGGQPAVDALKRNPFLAHTPAVEHNRVYAVGYDTFRLDYYSASNLLARIEGAFGG, from the coding sequence ATGTTCCGAAACGCGCCCCCCATTTCATCGACAACATCACGCTTTGTGCTCCTTTTATTGGGTGGCTTGTGCCTCGCTGTCGGGTTATCCGGCTGTAAACCGGCGCAAGAAACCGAGACATCCGCGGCAAAAGAAGACACTCCGGCATGGTCACGTACGGTCGAGACGGCAAAAGGCCCAGTTACGCTGACACAGCAACCCAAGCGAATCGTGTCCACCAGCATCACCATCACAGGCACTTTATTGGCGATCAATGCGCCGATTATCGCCAGTGGGGCCACGGTTCCCAATACGACCGTCGCGGATAATCAGGGGTTCTTTACCCAGTGGTCAGAGATTGCTAAGGCCAAACAACTGGTGCCGATGTATCAAACAGAGCCCAATGCCGAAGCCGTCGCCGGTATGAATCCAGACTTAATTATTATTTCCGCGACAGGGGGAGATTCAGCGCTAAAACTGTATGAACAGTTATCCGCTATCGCGCCGACGTTGGTGATTAATTACGATGATAAGAGTTGGCAAGAGTTAGCGATTTTATTGGGTCACGCGACGGGTCATGAGTCTGATGCACAGCAAGTGGTTGATCAATTTGCTCATCGGCTGGATGAAGTGAAGCAGAATATTACCCTACCACCACAACCAACTTCCGCTTTTGTCTATCAAGCCGCGGCCAGCACAGCCAATTTATGGACGGAGAACTCCGCTCAGGGGAAATTGTTGCAGCAATTGGGTTTCACGCTGGCCGACATTCCTGCGGCAGTAAAGGGCAATACGAGCATGGGGCATCGTAAGGATATCGTCCAGTTAGGCGGTGAGAAGCTGGCTGAGGGGCTGAACGGTGAGACAATTTTATTATTCTCGGGTGGCCAACCCGCTGTTGATGCATTGAAGCGGAATCCGTTTTTAGCGCACACGCCAGCAGTTGAGCATAACCGCGTTTATGCCGTGGGATACGATACTTTCCGGTTGGATTATTATAGTGCGAGTAATTTGTTAGCGAGGATTGAGGGGGCTTTTGGGGGATGA
- a CDS encoding methyl-accepting chemotaxis protein — MNFLRHITIRVALLSILVIFLLLWGGVSTFTLFSLNQLTHSLQLSSIQQKNINIINRGNDQYFRIVTRLSRAAAYRQNGSIADADRELASAGVALKNTQDALAKFRLQPHESMDASLTDKTLQSWTTLLSSGIEPMFKAVAENRFDEYNNLFNKTYPPLSREFGAAVEKYNATVDEATESATLRIEELVTWCVRALVAALIAGVIILVLTDRYIVSYLIRPLDSIKRHFQRMADGQLGQPMAEFGRNCIGQLIPYLREMQSSLVSTVSTIRNSTDAIYTGAGEIAAGNADLSSRTEQQAAALEETAASMEQLNATVKQNAENAHQASKLADNASVTAQNGGRIVNDVVATMSSITDSSRRIADIIGVINSIAFQTNILALNAAVEAARAGEQGRGFAVVASEVRNLAQRSAQAAKEIEGLISESVSRVNIGSKQVSEAGETMNSIVQAVTNVTDIMGEIASASDEQSRGISQIGQAVAEMDGVTQQNASLVQESAAAAASLEEQARQLTDAVSAFKLSDNI; from the coding sequence GTGAATTTTCTAAGACATATCACCATCAGGGTAGCGTTATTATCTATTCTTGTTATATTTTTGTTACTTTGGGGGGGTGTTTCAACATTTACTTTATTCTCGCTTAACCAATTGACGCACTCTTTACAGCTAAGCTCAATACAACAGAAAAACATTAATATTATTAATCGGGGTAACGACCAATATTTTCGTATAGTCACACGTTTAAGTCGTGCCGCCGCTTATCGTCAAAATGGATCTATTGCCGATGCCGATCGCGAATTGGCTTCGGCAGGTGTTGCACTGAAAAACACGCAAGATGCGTTGGCTAAATTCAGGCTACAACCCCATGAATCGATGGATGCGTCACTGACGGATAAAACTCTGCAAAGCTGGACAACGCTACTCAGTAGTGGGATAGAGCCGATGTTCAAGGCGGTTGCGGAAAACCGTTTTGATGAATATAACAATTTGTTTAATAAGACTTACCCGCCACTCAGCCGTGAATTTGGTGCCGCAGTAGAGAAGTACAATGCGACTGTCGATGAGGCAACAGAATCTGCAACTCTAAGGATAGAGGAATTGGTGACTTGGTGTGTACGGGCGTTGGTGGCTGCATTAATTGCTGGTGTCATTATTCTCGTCTTAACCGATCGCTACATCGTCAGTTATTTAATCCGCCCACTCGATAGCATTAAGCGGCACTTTCAGCGGATGGCTGACGGGCAACTCGGGCAACCAATGGCTGAGTTTGGTCGCAACTGCATTGGGCAGTTGATCCCTTATTTGCGTGAAATGCAAAGTAGCCTGGTGAGCACGGTATCGACGATACGCAACAGTACTGATGCGATTTATACCGGTGCCGGTGAGATAGCCGCAGGCAATGCGGACCTTTCTTCACGTACAGAGCAGCAAGCGGCCGCATTGGAAGAAACCGCTGCTAGCATGGAGCAGTTGAATGCGACAGTGAAGCAGAATGCTGAGAATGCGCATCAGGCCAGTAAGTTGGCCGATAATGCCTCTGTTACAGCGCAAAATGGTGGGCGCATTGTCAATGATGTGGTCGCGACGATGAGCAGTATTACTGACAGCTCCCGTCGTATTGCCGACATTATCGGTGTGATTAACAGTATCGCCTTCCAAACGAATATTTTGGCGTTGAATGCTGCCGTTGAAGCGGCTCGCGCCGGTGAGCAAGGCCGTGGTTTTGCTGTTGTCGCCAGTGAAGTGCGCAATTTGGCACAACGCAGTGCGCAGGCTGCCAAAGAAATTGAAGGGTTGATTAGCGAATCTGTTTCCCGCGTGAATATTGGCTCGAAGCAGGTTTCTGAAGCGGGCGAAACGATGAACTCTATCGTTCAGGCAGTGACCAATGTGACCGATATTATGGGCGAAATCGCGTCTGCTTCTGATGAGCAAAGTCGTGGTATCAGCCAAATTGGCCAGGCTGTGGCCGAAATGGATGGCGTTACGCAGCAAAATGCTTCCTTGGTGCAAGAGTCAGCTGCGGCAGCGGCCTCGTTGGAAGAACAAGCGCGCCAACTGACCGATGCGGTTTCGGCGTTTAAGTTATCGGATAATATATAA
- a CDS encoding lysozyme inhibitor LprI family protein, with protein MNILHLRGAFFLLMMIFSSSSFAINCQRAVTPVEYTVCSNENLHWLDQTFSEIYQAMLINYDTETVYQQRRIWEKALNSCTSDTCIQRAYFQGIASMSDIDKNMQWEGQWWNVTKGNDRGGIIEINRVTEWGFNIDSRAWSGANSGSFRANARKVEGLAVVDVIDKTANCHLLLIPIKDGSIQVHSNGSWGCRISMPKDVFIDGQYIKADSDPREEPTLLSIGIFTNAKDDKNFRDLVGDHYAQFVASANVYIYTDDLDNRGAKVLTTWVRGAANKRASIIMYNPSGQMWAAFVAPEKNGDLQVYYFTNVADDKSKRPKTITEWQQTFIDE; from the coding sequence ATGAATATTCTCCATCTTCGCGGTGCTTTTTTCCTTTTGATGATGATTTTCTCATCTTCTTCTTTCGCCATTAATTGTCAGCGTGCAGTGACACCAGTTGAATACACGGTATGCAGCAATGAAAATTTACATTGGCTAGATCAGACATTTAGCGAGATCTATCAGGCAATGCTTATCAATTATGATACTGAGACTGTTTACCAGCAGCGCCGTATTTGGGAAAAAGCACTGAACAGTTGCACCAGTGATACCTGCATTCAACGTGCCTATTTTCAAGGTATCGCATCTATGTCTGATATTGATAAAAATATGCAATGGGAGGGTCAGTGGTGGAATGTCACCAAAGGGAATGACCGAGGTGGCATTATCGAAATTAACCGAGTGACGGAATGGGGTTTCAACATTGATAGCCGTGCTTGGTCAGGTGCAAATTCTGGCTCTTTTAGAGCGAATGCACGTAAAGTTGAGGGGTTGGCCGTTGTTGATGTCATTGATAAAACAGCTAATTGTCACTTATTACTGATCCCAATAAAAGATGGCTCTATTCAGGTACACAGTAATGGTAGTTGGGGATGTCGTATTTCGATGCCTAAAGATGTGTTTATTGATGGGCAATATATAAAGGCAGACAGTGATCCTCGAGAGGAGCCAACCTTGCTGTCTATCGGTATTTTTACCAATGCCAAGGATGACAAGAACTTTCGTGATTTAGTCGGCGATCACTACGCTCAATTTGTCGCTTCAGCTAATGTTTATATTTATACCGATGATTTGGATAACCGAGGTGCAAAAGTTTTAACGACTTGGGTACGTGGTGCGGCTAACAAGCGAGCTTCAATTATCATGTATAACCCAAGTGGTCAAATGTGGGCGGCTTTTGTGGCACCGGAGAAAAATGGCGATTTACAAGTCTATTATTTTACCAACGTAGCTGACGATAAAAGCAAAAGGCCAAAAACGATTACTGAATGGCAGCAAACGTTTATAGATGAATAA
- a CDS encoding transcriptional regulator produces the protein MKNRTYIVNNWSIDLTSGFITHRETQEQKRLGEYQLKLLTVLLAHIGEILSRDELTNLVWKRRFIGNNSLPNAIHTLRVALGDENKQQRIIQTIPKMGYLLDPAFCEVIEDIATQDIPETAEPITDSTSVTSSISLGPMVSSIDEPVELSIESEPTATDSAQADSTLPAVIPNTLAPVKKRNIFGWKNLLIGFLFVAVIIASLSHFLYKNQGGPKYKAIQQEQAIYSNIKIFQIVDANLSHQYDDNLSHRIQDTLYAINKQISASDIRINIYYIISLRRLDFTFMVENPCTQNQLNMTIYHWRQNDQLLNNLLNSEMERKINEMANCKK, from the coding sequence ATGAAAAACCGCACTTATATAGTGAACAACTGGTCTATCGACCTAACTTCCGGTTTTATTACTCACCGAGAGACGCAGGAACAAAAACGACTGGGTGAGTATCAATTAAAATTACTTACCGTTTTGCTCGCGCATATCGGTGAGATTTTATCTCGTGATGAATTAACGAATCTAGTATGGAAACGCCGTTTCATTGGCAACAATAGCCTACCCAATGCAATTCATACTTTGCGGGTAGCACTGGGTGATGAAAATAAACAGCAGCGCATCATACAAACAATACCTAAAATGGGTTATTTATTAGACCCTGCGTTTTGCGAGGTCATTGAAGATATCGCAACACAGGACATTCCAGAAACGGCTGAACCCATTACCGATTCAACATCAGTGACAAGCAGCATTTCGCTGGGGCCAATGGTGTCCTCCATTGATGAGCCTGTAGAGTTAAGCATTGAATCTGAGCCAACAGCGACAGACTCGGCTCAAGCAGACAGCACGTTACCGGCAGTAATACCCAATACACTCGCCCCAGTAAAAAAACGGAATATATTCGGGTGGAAAAATCTACTGATTGGATTCTTATTTGTCGCGGTAATAATTGCTAGCCTTAGTCATTTTTTATATAAGAATCAAGGTGGGCCGAAGTATAAAGCCATCCAACAAGAGCAAGCGATATACAGTAATATCAAGATATTTCAAATAGTCGATGCTAATTTATCACATCAATATGATGATAATCTTAGTCATCGAATACAAGATACACTTTATGCAATTAATAAGCAGATTAGCGCCAGTGATATCCGTATTAACATATATTACATCATCTCTCTACGCCGCTTAGATTTTACATTTATGGTTGAAAATCCATGTACCCAAAATCAGCTCAATATGACGATCTACCATTGGCGACAGAATGATCAGTTGCTGAATAATTTGCTTAACAGTGAGATGGAGAGAAAGATAAATGAAATGGCTAACTGTAAGAAATAG